The following DNA comes from Picosynechococcus sp. PCC 7003.
TACATTGATAAAGTAGACAGCGCCCAACAAAAATCACAAATTGGCGAAGTCACTATTCAGGGGGAAGTAGACCGCATTTATCAAAATACCGCCCCGAAGCTGTTCATTGACGATCCTAGTCTTGAGCGCAAAATTGAGGTTTGTAGCCGAAACAGTACCACGACCATCGTCTGGAATCCTGGCATGGAGAAAACTGCAACCATGGGTGATCTTTCTCCGGACGCCTATCAACAATTTCTCTGTGTTGAAACGGCCAATGCTGCCGCCGAGAGTATCACCCTCGCTCCCGGCGAACGCTATACCCTCGGTGTTACTTACCGATTGTTGTGAGTTATAGATTATGGGCCGAGGAAAATTTGGGCTAGTCGGCTTCAACCTGCACCAACACCACGGTTACATTATCGGAACCACCATTATCTTTAGCCGTTTCAATTAAAGCCGCTGCTGCCTGGTCGAGGTCATCATTCGCGCTCAGAATAAATTGAATCTCTGAATCGTCTACTTCTTCGGTCAGTCCATCGCTACACAACAACAGGCGATCGCCACCGTTAATGTCTAAAGGGGCTAGGTCAATTAAACTCAAGTCCTTACGACCCAAACATTGGGAAAGGACATGACGCCAGGGATGCACCTTCGCCTGTTCTGCCGTAATATCCCCCGACTGCACCGCCTGGGAGACCCAGGTATGGTCTCCGGTCACTTGAATGAGAGTATCTCCCCGGAAACTATAGAGGCGAGAATCTCCCACATGGGCGCGCCAAGCATGATCACCCCGAAATAGCACTATCACCGCCGTGGTGCCCATGTCTTGACGGGCTGGATTGTCGAGTTGGTCCGCGAGGATCGCTTCATTGGCTTTGGTGAGGGCCGTTTCTAGGAGCGCCTCCGAGCTTTCTGGACTTTCCCAGTTGACGTCTAAATATTTCTGGATGGTTTCTACGGCAATTCGGCTAGCCTCTTCTCCCCCGGCGTGTCCTCCCATGCCATCGGCAACGATGAAAAATCGCCCGTCGGGATCACAATAGTAGGAGTCTTGGTTAGCGGAGCGCACCAACCCGGGATCAGTTTGCCCCGTAAAGCGACATTTCATAAGCATGGTTTCGGGAAAAGAGCTGGAAAAGTAGCGTACTAGATTAGAACTTATC
Coding sequences within:
- a CDS encoding Stp1/IreP family PP2C-type Ser/Thr phosphatase, which gives rise to MKCRFTGQTDPGLVRSANQDSYYCDPDGRFFIVADGMGGHAGGEEASRIAVETIQKYLDVNWESPESSEALLETALTKANEAILADQLDNPARQDMGTTAVIVLFRGDHAWRAHVGDSRLYSFRGDTLIQVTGDHTWVSQAVQSGDITAEQAKVHPWRHVLSQCLGRKDLSLIDLAPLDINGGDRLLLCSDGLTEEVDDSEIQFILSANDDLDQAAAALIETAKDNGGSDNVTVVLVQVEAD